Proteins found in one Mucilaginibacter gracilis genomic segment:
- a CDS encoding YbaB/EbfC family nucleoid-associated protein produces the protein MFDKILQAQQQAGEVKKRLDGITVSGSAGGGVVVVTANGNKQIQAIKINPIVLKEGDIEMLEDVILTAVNKALEQAENASQTEMAAMTKNMFGDLGGLFGK, from the coding sequence ATGTTTGATAAAATATTACAAGCGCAACAACAGGCCGGTGAAGTAAAAAAACGCCTTGATGGTATAACCGTAAGCGGTAGTGCCGGCGGGGGAGTAGTAGTGGTTACGGCCAATGGCAACAAACAAATACAAGCTATAAAAATTAACCCTATTGTACTTAAAGAAGGCGATATTGAAATGCTGGAAGACGTAATACTTACAGCCGTTAATAAGGCCCTTGAACAAGCCGAAAACGCAAGCCAAACCGAAATGGCTGCCATGACCAAAAATATGTTTGGCGATTTGGGCGGTTTATTTGGTAAGTAA
- a CDS encoding metal-dependent hydrolase — protein sequence MKVTYYGQSCLELEINGVKILFDPFITHNPLAKNVDVNSLKPDFILVSHGHGDHIADLFTIQKNSGAKVVCIAEIADWLSKKDVTNVHGMNIGGAFNFEFGRVKMVNAVHSSTLPDGTPGGNPAGFVVYAAGKKIYFAGDTALTYDMKLLEDENLDWAILPIGDNYTMGIDDAIKATGFFNCKNVIGVHYDSFPVIKIDKNEAMDKFIKAGLVLKLPAVGETLSL from the coding sequence ATGAAAGTAACTTATTACGGCCAATCGTGCCTTGAACTTGAAATTAACGGGGTTAAAATTCTTTTCGATCCATTTATTACGCACAACCCCCTGGCTAAAAACGTTGACGTTAATAGCCTGAAACCCGACTTTATTTTGGTATCGCACGGGCACGGCGACCATATTGCCGATTTGTTTACCATCCAAAAAAACAGCGGTGCCAAAGTTGTATGCATAGCCGAAATTGCCGACTGGCTATCAAAAAAAGATGTTACCAATGTACATGGTATGAATATTGGCGGCGCATTTAACTTTGAATTTGGCCGTGTAAAAATGGTAAACGCCGTACACTCAAGCACCCTGCCCGACGGCACTCCCGGTGGAAACCCAGCTGGTTTTGTGGTTTACGCTGCCGGCAAAAAGATATACTTTGCAGGCGATACAGCATTAACCTATGATATGAAACTTTTGGAAGATGAAAACCTGGATTGGGCAATTTTACCCATTGGCGATAACTACACCATGGGTATTGATGATGCCATAAAAGCTACAGGATTTTTCAACTGCAAAAACGTAATAGGCGTGCATTACGATTCGTTCCCGGTTATCAAAATAGATAAAAACGAGGCAATGGATAAATTTATTAAGGCCGGCCTGGTGCTTAAACTCCCTGCCGTTGGTGAAACTTTATCGTTGTAA
- a CDS encoding glucose-1-phosphate adenylyltransferase, with protein MTSKVICIVLGGGQGSRLFPLTATRSKPAVPIAGKYRLVDIPISNCLHSGIDRIFVLTQFNSASLNKHIKNTYHFSSFSKAFVDILAAEQTPTSVAWFQGTADAVRQSLHHLNVHDFDYVLIASGDQLYQMDFEEMVDNHEKSNADISIATIPVVAADVPGFGILKTDENNWITQFVEKPKKDFEYLQSEVGDEMKKAGRVYLASMGIYVFNRKVLFDLLQGNDRTDFGKEVIPQSIADHKVMSYQYTGYWEDIGTIPSFFNANLELTDDIPKFNLFDKNHIYTRSRMLPPSKISGPKLKNTIISDGCIINASEITRSVIGIRTRIGFDSIIDNCYIMGSDNYQTLEQIEESRSTNTPIMGIGDRCHIKNAIVDKNCYIGNDVKINCGGPLANGDYDKYTVMDGIVVLKKRAVIPDGTVI; from the coding sequence ATGACATCGAAAGTAATTTGCATTGTACTTGGAGGTGGCCAGGGGAGCCGCCTTTTTCCGCTCACTGCCACGCGTTCAAAACCGGCTGTGCCCATTGCCGGAAAATATCGTTTAGTTGATATCCCCATCTCAAATTGTTTACACTCGGGTATCGACAGGATATTTGTACTAACGCAGTTTAATTCGGCGTCGCTAAACAAGCACATTAAAAACACCTATCACTTTAGCAGTTTTAGTAAGGCCTTTGTTGATATTTTGGCTGCCGAACAAACCCCTACAAGTGTTGCCTGGTTTCAGGGTACTGCCGATGCTGTGAGGCAAAGCCTGCACCACTTAAATGTGCACGACTTTGATTATGTTTTGATCGCTTCCGGCGATCAGCTTTATCAGATGGATTTTGAGGAAATGGTTGATAACCACGAAAAAAGCAACGCCGATATTTCGATAGCTACCATACCCGTGGTTGCAGCGGATGTACCGGGCTTTGGTATTTTAAAAACCGACGAAAATAACTGGATTACCCAGTTTGTTGAAAAGCCGAAAAAAGATTTTGAGTACCTACAATCAGAAGTAGGCGACGAAATGAAAAAAGCGGGCCGTGTGTACCTTGCATCAATGGGTATATATGTATTTAACCGCAAGGTTTTGTTTGATTTGTTGCAAGGGAACGACCGTACCGATTTTGGTAAAGAGGTTATCCCACAATCAATTGCCGATCATAAAGTAATGAGTTACCAGTACACCGGTTACTGGGAAGATATAGGTACCATTCCATCGTTTTTTAACGCCAACCTTGAGCTAACCGACGATATACCGAAGTTTAATTTGTTTGATAAAAACCACATCTACACCCGGTCGCGCATGTTGCCGCCGTCTAAAATATCGGGGCCAAAATTAAAAAACACTATTATATCTGATGGTTGCATTATTAACGCCAGCGAAATTACACGCTCGGTAATAGGCATCCGTACCCGTATAGGTTTTGATAGCATCATTGATAATTGCTATATTATGGGAAGCGATAACTATCAAACGCTTGAGCAGATAGAAGAATCGCGCTCAACCAACACGCCTATAATGGGTATTGGCGATAGGTGCCACATTAAAAATGCCATTGTAGATAAAAACTGCTACATAGGTAATGATGTTAAAATTAATTGCGGTGGCCCCCTGGCTAACGGCGACTACGATAAATATACCGTTATGGACGGCATAGTGGTTTTGAAGAAACGCGCCGTAATACCCGATGGTACAGTGATTTAA
- a CDS encoding glycogen synthase, whose amino-acid sequence MKIFHLSAECYPIAKVGGLGDVVGALPKYLNQAGHQASVVLPFYDRKFTRENEFDVVFEASSRLGNRRYEWQVLKEKTDKLGFELFLIKVPGLLDRENVYSYPDETEQFVFFQIAFLDWLNWSQQTADIIHCHDHHSGLVPFLLQHSALYRRIHTIPTVFTIHNGQYHGAFGYDKLHYLPEVDERFIGLLDWRGGINPLASAVKCVWNYTTVSPSYLHELTIQSNGLEYLFWLERAKGLGIINGIDTQVWDPATDPMLPVNYNIKKVDTGKLANKTALCERFGLSVDKPLFTFIGRLVGEKGADLLPGIIRRTLDEHPDEVSFLILGSGEPEVETDLNHLKDQFAGRCNVFIGYDEGLAHQIYAGADFLLMPSRVEPCGLNQLYALRYGTVPIVRSTGGLKDTVIDFGTEEGYGITFNNALADEACHAVWRGLQLYKNTEHLQLLRKRMMTLDFSWDKSAQEYISLYESLNSKHI is encoded by the coding sequence ATGAAAATTTTCCATTTGAGTGCCGAATGTTACCCGATTGCCAAAGTTGGCGGCCTGGGCGATGTAGTGGGTGCGCTTCCAAAATACCTTAATCAGGCAGGTCACCAGGCTTCGGTGGTGCTGCCTTTTTACGACCGTAAATTTACCCGCGAAAACGAATTTGATGTTGTTTTTGAGGCGTCATCGCGCCTGGGCAACAGGCGTTACGAGTGGCAGGTACTAAAAGAAAAAACCGATAAATTAGGCTTTGAGTTGTTTTTAATTAAAGTGCCGGGCCTGTTAGATCGTGAAAATGTTTATAGCTACCCCGACGAAACAGAACAGTTTGTTTTTTTCCAGATCGCTTTTTTAGATTGGCTGAACTGGAGCCAGCAAACTGCCGATATTATCCACTGCCACGATCATCATTCGGGGTTGGTACCGTTCCTGTTGCAGCACTCCGCCTTATATAGGCGAATACATACTATACCCACCGTGTTTACCATACATAACGGCCAATACCACGGTGCCTTTGGTTACGATAAACTACACTATTTGCCCGAAGTTGATGAACGTTTTATTGGCCTGCTTGATTGGCGGGGCGGCATTAACCCCTTAGCATCGGCAGTAAAATGTGTGTGGAACTACACAACCGTATCGCCAAGTTATTTGCATGAATTAACCATACAATCAAACGGGTTAGAATATTTATTTTGGCTGGAACGTGCAAAAGGCCTGGGCATTATTAACGGCATTGATACCCAGGTTTGGGACCCTGCCACCGACCCTATGCTGCCTGTTAATTACAATATTAAAAAAGTTGACACAGGTAAATTGGCTAACAAAACAGCCCTGTGCGAACGCTTTGGCTTATCGGTTGATAAACCTTTGTTTACCTTTATAGGCAGGCTGGTTGGCGAAAAAGGGGCCGATTTGCTGCCTGGCATCATTAGGCGCACGCTGGATGAGCATCCCGATGAGGTTAGCTTTTTAATTCTTGGTTCGGGCGAGCCCGAAGTTGAAACGGATCTTAACCATCTAAAAGATCAGTTTGCGGGTAGGTGCAACGTGTTTATAGGTTATGATGAGGGCCTTGCCCACCAAATATATGCCGGGGCCGATTTTTTGCTCATGCCATCGCGCGTGGAGCCTTGCGGCCTTAACCAATTATATGCCTTGCGTTACGGCACGGTGCCTATTGTGCGCAGCACTGGCGGCCTAAAAGATACCGTTATTGATTTTGGCACCGAAGAAGGTTACGGCATTACCTTTAATAATGCACTTGCCGACGAGGCTTGCCATGCAGTTTGGCGAGGATTGCAACTTTATAAAAACACTGAGCACTTACAACTGTTACGTAAACGAATGATGACCCTCGATTTTTCGTGGGACAAATCGGCGCAAGAATACATCAGCTTATACGAAAGCCTTAACTCTAAACATATATGA
- a CDS encoding Uma2 family endonuclease, with translation MLTDIPATAIDIYRMLPEGTRCEVIFNELSMSPSPSSEHQLLLMDLSAQLYNFLKQTQAGKVIPAPMDVYFDNMLSVVQPDILVLLNEHLDYIKPDGVYGAPDVVIEILSPNNRLHDTQKKKLLYEKGGVKEYFIVDPTNKEVALFVLNHTGQYNDGYQAKKLIKSAVLGCNIEF, from the coding sequence ATGTTAACCGATATACCAGCAACAGCTATCGACATTTACAGAATGCTGCCCGAAGGCACCAGGTGCGAGGTAATATTTAACGAATTAAGTATGTCGCCATCCCCTTCTTCTGAGCATCAGTTGTTGCTAATGGACCTATCAGCCCAATTGTATAACTTCTTAAAGCAAACACAAGCAGGTAAAGTTATACCCGCGCCAATGGACGTTTATTTTGATAATATGTTATCGGTTGTTCAGCCCGATATATTAGTATTGTTAAACGAGCATTTGGATTATATTAAACCAGATGGTGTGTATGGCGCACCCGATGTGGTTATTGAAATATTATCGCCCAACAACCGCTTACACGATACGCAAAAGAAAAAGTTACTCTACGAAAAGGGTGGCGTTAAAGAATATTTTATAGTTGACCCTACCAATAAAGAAGTGGCCTTGTTTGTACTAAACCATACCGGCCAGTATAACGATGGCTACCAGGCAAAAAAATTAATCAAATCGGCAGTGCTTGGCTGCAATATCGAATTTTAA
- the polA gene encoding DNA polymerase I codes for MKKLFLLDGMALIYRAHFALSKTPRFTSGGLNTSAVMGFTNTLLEVLRKEKPSHMAVVFDTEAPTERHTEFADYKGHREAMPEDLSKALPYIFKVVLGFNIPVITSDGFEADDIIGTLAKKAEQKGYQVYCMTPDKDFAQLVSDNIFIYKPARMGNDMEILGVKEVLAKWEIERVEQVIDILGLWGDAVDNIPGIPGIGEKTAKSLIKTYGSMENIIAHSHELKGKQRENVEAFAEQGLLSKRLATINLNAPVELDEAGLEMCDPNRELLEPLFAELEFRTLGRRVFGDGSSITEIKNVSIQHDLFSSPQSQEGTTTMTVDVTDIYEEPAGPLQNISNTEHQYHLADTFEKRAELIKLLSAQKSICFDTETTGTDANQCDLVGLSFSIKKGQAWYVPVPKNCDEIQPIVDEFKELFENPAIGKIGQNIKFDMLVLKYYNVTIQGELFDTMLAHYIIDPDTRHGMDVLAENYLGYSPVSITELIGAKGKNQGTMRDVEIEKIKDYAAEDADITLQLKEIFEPKLEQVGGTVLATDIENPLVYVLADIEFEGVRIDHDTLKEFSKELETEIGKLEKTVYEKAGVRFNIASPKQLGEVLFEKLKLDEKAKKTKTGQYQTGEDVLLALANKSDIVRDILDFRQMQKLKSTYVDALPLMVNPKTGRVHTSYNQAVAATGRLSSNNPNLQNIPIRTERGREVRKAFIPRNEDHVIMSADYSQIELRIIAEISKDANMMEAFVQGVDIHTATAAKVYGKTLDEVDGTMRRNAKAVNFGIIYGQSAFGLSQNLNIPRKEAADIIEQYFAQYPGIKNYMNDTMHFARQNGYVQTLMGRRRYLRDINSANQTVRGYAERNAINAPIQGSAADMIKIAMINIHREFKAHKFDSRMTMQVHDELVFDVHKSEIEMVKPIILDNMRNAIKTVVPIVVEIGMGNNWLEAH; via the coding sequence ATGAAGAAATTATTTCTGTTAGATGGTATGGCCCTAATTTACAGGGCGCATTTTGCGTTAAGTAAAACACCCCGCTTTACATCGGGCGGGTTAAATACTTCGGCAGTAATGGGCTTTACCAATACTTTGCTTGAGGTTTTGCGCAAAGAAAAACCAAGCCACATGGCTGTGGTTTTTGATACCGAAGCACCTACAGAGCGCCATACCGAGTTTGCCGATTATAAAGGCCACCGCGAGGCTATGCCCGAAGATTTATCAAAGGCTTTACCTTATATTTTTAAAGTAGTTTTAGGTTTCAATATCCCGGTTATTACATCGGATGGTTTTGAGGCCGATGATATTATTGGCACGCTTGCCAAAAAAGCCGAACAAAAAGGCTACCAGGTTTACTGCATGACGCCCGATAAAGATTTTGCCCAACTGGTATCCGACAATATTTTTATTTACAAGCCCGCCCGCATGGGTAATGACATGGAAATATTGGGCGTAAAAGAAGTTTTAGCCAAATGGGAAATTGAGCGCGTTGAGCAGGTTATTGATATTTTGGGCCTTTGGGGAGATGCGGTTGATAACATACCGGGCATACCGGGCATTGGCGAAAAAACGGCTAAATCGCTAATAAAAACCTATGGCTCTATGGAGAATATCATTGCCCACAGCCATGAGTTAAAGGGTAAACAACGCGAAAATGTGGAAGCTTTTGCCGAACAGGGTTTACTTTCTAAAAGACTGGCAACCATTAACCTGAACGCCCCGGTTGAACTTGACGAAGCCGGTTTAGAAATGTGCGACCCAAACCGCGAATTATTGGAGCCGCTTTTTGCCGAATTAGAGTTCAGGACGCTGGGCCGCCGTGTGTTTGGTGATGGTTCGAGTATTACCGAGATCAAGAATGTATCTATTCAGCACGATTTGTTTAGCAGTCCGCAATCGCAGGAAGGTACAACCACCATGACGGTTGACGTGACCGACATTTACGAAGAACCTGCGGGCCCGCTACAAAACATCAGCAATACCGAACACCAATACCACCTGGCCGATACCTTTGAAAAACGCGCCGAATTAATTAAGCTACTAAGCGCACAAAAAAGCATTTGCTTTGATACCGAAACTACCGGTACCGATGCTAACCAGTGCGATTTGGTGGGCCTATCCTTCTCCATAAAAAAAGGCCAAGCCTGGTATGTACCCGTACCAAAAAACTGCGACGAGATACAGCCCATAGTTGATGAGTTTAAAGAGCTATTTGAAAACCCGGCTATTGGTAAAATAGGCCAGAATATTAAGTTTGATATGCTGGTGCTCAAGTATTACAACGTTACCATACAGGGCGAACTTTTTGATACTATGCTCGCCCATTATATTATTGACCCCGATACCCGCCACGGCATGGATGTTTTGGCCGAAAACTATTTGGGATATTCGCCGGTATCTATTACCGAGCTTATTGGTGCCAAAGGTAAAAACCAGGGCACCATGCGCGATGTGGAAATAGAAAAAATAAAAGATTACGCTGCCGAAGACGCCGATATTACCCTGCAACTAAAAGAGATATTTGAGCCCAAACTGGAGCAGGTTGGCGGGACGGTGCTGGCAACAGATATTGAAAACCCACTGGTATACGTTTTAGCCGATATTGAATTTGAAGGTGTACGTATTGACCACGATACGTTAAAAGAGTTTTCGAAGGAACTGGAAACCGAAATAGGTAAGCTGGAAAAAACCGTGTACGAAAAAGCGGGAGTACGTTTTAATATTGCATCGCCAAAGCAATTGGGCGAGGTGCTGTTTGAAAAATTGAAGCTTGACGAAAAAGCCAAAAAAACCAAAACCGGCCAATACCAAACCGGCGAAGATGTGTTACTTGCCCTGGCTAATAAAAGCGACATTGTGAGAGACATTCTGGATTTTCGGCAGATGCAAAAACTCAAGTCAACCTATGTTGATGCATTGCCGTTAATGGTTAACCCTAAAACCGGGCGAGTGCATACATCATACAACCAGGCTGTGGCCGCAACGGGCAGGTTAAGCTCCAACAACCCCAACCTGCAAAATATACCTATCCGTACCGAACGTGGCCGCGAGGTACGCAAGGCCTTTATCCCGCGTAATGAGGACCACGTGATTATGTCGGCAGATTATTCGCAGATAGAGTTACGCATTATAGCCGAGATTAGTAAAGATGCCAACATGATGGAAGCATTTGTACAAGGCGTTGATATTCATACAGCCACGGCAGCAAAGGTTTACGGTAAAACACTTGATGAGGTTGACGGTACCATGCGCCGCAATGCCAAAGCGGTAAACTTTGGTATAATTTACGGGCAATCGGCATTTGGCTTATCGCAAAATTTAAACATTCCGCGTAAAGAGGCTGCCGATATTATTGAACAGTATTTTGCGCAATACCCGGGCATTAAAAACTACATGAACGACACCATGCACTTTGCCCGCCAAAACGGCTATGTACAAACCCTGATGGGCAGGCGCAGGTATTTACGGGATATTAACTCGGCAAACCAAACGGTGCGCGGTTATGCCGAGCGAAATGCCATTAACGCGCCTATACAAGGCTCGGCAGCGGATATGATTAAAATTGCCATGATTAATATTCACCGCGAATTTAAGGCCCATAAATTTGATAGCCGAATGACCATGCAGGTGCATGATGAGTTGGTTTTTGATGTACATAAAAGCGAGATAGAAATGGTGAAGCCCATTATATTAGATAATATGCGCAATGCTATTAAAACCGTTGTGCCCATTGTTGTTGAAATAGGCATGGGTAATAACTGGCTTGAAGCGCATTAA
- a CDS encoding DNA-3-methyladenine glycosylase I codes for MNSLQNLTRCRWCGTDPLYMEYHDKEWGREVHDDKTLFEFLVLESAQAGLSWITILRRRDGYRKAFADFDVEKVAKFDQNDIDRLLQDAGIIRNKLKVASTISNAQLFIDIQKEFGSFNKYLYSFMPNGKSINNSNTQGHTIPARTEISDAIAKDMKKRGFKFFGTTICYAHMQATGMVNDHAFDCSFKTAD; via the coding sequence ATGAACTCACTACAAAACCTAACCCGCTGCAGATGGTGCGGAACCGACCCGCTTTATATGGAATACCATGATAAAGAATGGGGCCGCGAAGTTCACGACGATAAAACGCTCTTCGAATTTTTAGTTCTGGAATCGGCACAGGCGGGTTTAAGTTGGATAACCATTCTGCGTCGTCGCGATGGTTACCGCAAAGCTTTCGCTGATTTTGATGTGGAAAAGGTGGCCAAGTTTGACCAGAACGACATTGACCGCCTTTTGCAGGATGCAGGTATCATCCGCAACAAACTCAAGGTAGCATCTACCATCAGTAACGCGCAGTTGTTTATTGATATTCAAAAAGAATTTGGGTCGTTTAACAAATACCTGTATAGCTTTATGCCAAACGGCAAATCTATCAATAACAGCAACACTCAGGGTCACACTATCCCTGCACGTACCGAAATTAGCGATGCCATTGCAAAGGATATGAAAAAACGTGGTTTTAAGTTTTTTGGCACCACTATTTGCTACGCACACATGCAGGCTACAGGTATGGTGAACGACCATGCGTTTGATTGTAGTTTTAAAACCGCTGATTAA
- a CDS encoding ExbD/TolR family protein codes for MNKLRPLRFKNMAVDMTAMCDVAFLLLVFFVATSQFKQWEPMKINMPVTHKRIVDVPNQNLGIIYIADNKVMYQIVGNAVRANTLMQMSNLYHIPFSNAEVKKFINSPIIGAPICSLKEYDNQYMDWEGKVNRPGIPCDSVNSELFDWIKQSRIADRALSNRDLRIIIKADKSVEYPIVKQVIAILQKQKVNKFSLLTDTRHLE; via the coding sequence ATGAACAAACTACGGCCTTTACGTTTTAAAAACATGGCGGTTGATATGACGGCCATGTGTGATGTTGCATTTTTACTTTTGGTTTTCTTTGTAGCAACATCACAATTTAAGCAATGGGAGCCGATGAAAATAAATATGCCCGTTACTCATAAGCGCATTGTTGATGTGCCTAACCAAAACCTGGGCATTATATATATTGCCGATAACAAAGTGATGTATCAAATAGTTGGTAATGCGGTTCGTGCAAATACACTGATGCAAATGAGCAACCTGTATCATATTCCATTTTCAAATGCCGAGGTAAAAAAGTTTATTAATTCGCCTATCATCGGTGCTCCTATTTGCAGCTTAAAGGAATACGATAATCAATATATGGATTGGGAAGGCAAGGTAAACAGGCCGGGTATACCTTGCGATTCTGTTAATTCCGAATTATTTGATTGGATAAAGCAATCAAGAATAGCCGACAGGGCTTTATCTAACCGCGACCTGCGAATTATTATAAAGGCTGATAAATCGGTAGAATATCCTATTGTAAAACAAGTGATTGCTATTTTGCAAAAGCAAAAAGTAAATAAGTTTTCACTGCTGACGGACACGAGGCATTTGGAATAA
- a CDS encoding MGMT family protein gives MAGESFYDKVYHIARLVPYGRVTSYGAIAKFLGTAGTARMVGYAMLHAGSLQPPVPAHRVVNSRGMLTGRFHFATPTLMQQMLENEGVVVENDEVKNFKQLLWDPAIELMDGY, from the coding sequence ATGGCCGGCGAATCATTTTACGATAAGGTTTACCACATTGCCCGGCTGGTGCCCTATGGCCGCGTAACATCATACGGAGCTATAGCCAAATTTTTAGGTACCGCAGGCACCGCCCGTATGGTGGGCTATGCTATGTTGCATGCCGGTAGTTTGCAACCGCCAGTACCGGCCCACCGGGTTGTAAATAGCCGCGGCATGTTAACGGGCCGCTTTCACTTTGCTACCCCAACGTTAATGCAGCAAATGCTCGAAAACGAAGGCGTAGTAGTAGAGAATGACGAGGTGAAAAACTTTAAGCAATTACTATGGGATCCGGCTATTGAATTGATGGACGGTTATTAA
- the trmB gene encoding tRNA (guanosine(46)-N7)-methyltransferase TrmB yields MGKDKLRRFSEIATFANVLQLDEGKPMFGQWSKTFFKNDNPLVLELACGKGEYTVNLATLFPDKNFIGIDYKGNRIWRGAKTALEEGINNVGFLRIQIETLLTYFAPGEVDEIWITFPDPQPQLSREKKRLTSPRFLDMYKVVLKPGGKVNLKTDNDGLHAYTVDKVTELGLNKHVQTEDLYHSEFANEVLSIKTYYERKYLKDNKNINYVQFSFD; encoded by the coding sequence GTGGGAAAAGATAAACTAAGGCGATTCTCGGAAATCGCAACATTTGCTAATGTTTTGCAGCTTGATGAGGGGAAACCCATGTTTGGCCAATGGAGCAAAACCTTTTTTAAAAACGATAATCCGCTTGTGCTGGAACTGGCCTGCGGCAAAGGCGAATACACGGTAAACCTTGCTACCTTGTTTCCGGATAAAAACTTTATTGGTATTGATTATAAGGGCAACCGCATTTGGCGCGGCGCCAAAACAGCACTTGAAGAAGGTATTAACAACGTTGGCTTTTTACGCATACAGATAGAAACCCTGCTTACTTATTTTGCACCCGGCGAGGTTGATGAAATATGGATCACCTTCCCCGACCCGCAACCGCAATTGAGCCGCGAAAAAAAACGGCTTACATCGCCCCGCTTTTTAGATATGTATAAAGTGGTTTTAAAACCCGGCGGCAAGGTTAATTTAAAAACCGATAATGATGGCCTGCACGCTTATACTGTCGATAAGGTAACTGAATTGGGTTTAAACAAACACGTACAAACCGAAGACCTTTACCACTCGGAGTTTGCCAACGAAGTACTATCTATCAAAACCTATTACGAGCGTAAATATTTAAAGGACAATAAAAACATCAACTACGTTCAGTTTTCGTTTGATTAA
- the fcl gene encoding GDP-L-fucose synthase, translating to MEKEAKIYIAGHRGMVGSAIHRKLVKEGFTNFVTRTSATLDLRDQKQVADFFAEEKPDYVFLAAAKVGGIVANNTYRAEFLYDNLMIQNNVIHNSYITGVKKLMFLGSSCIYPKMAPQPLKEEYLLTGLLEETNEPYAIAKIAGIKMCDAYRAQYGCNYISAMPTNLYGYNDNYHPQNSHVLPALIRRFHEAKAGNVPSVTIWGTGSPKREFLFADDLAAACYYLMQNYDEPGLVNIGTGEDLSIKDLALLVKTTIGYEGEIQFDTSKPDGTPRKLMDVSKLHSKGWKHTIELEEGIKLAYQDFLQKQELVNN from the coding sequence TTGGAAAAAGAAGCTAAAATTTACATTGCAGGCCATCGGGGTATGGTTGGTTCGGCTATTCATCGTAAGCTTGTAAAAGAGGGGTTTACCAATTTTGTTACCCGTACATCCGCCACGCTTGACTTGCGCGACCAGAAACAAGTTGCCGATTTTTTTGCCGAGGAAAAACCCGATTATGTTTTTTTAGCAGCCGCTAAAGTAGGCGGTATAGTTGCCAACAACACCTACCGCGCCGAGTTTTTGTATGATAACCTGATGATACAGAACAACGTTATCCACAACTCGTATATAACCGGCGTTAAAAAATTAATGTTTTTAGGTTCGAGCTGTATTTATCCTAAAATGGCACCGCAGCCTTTAAAAGAAGAGTATTTACTTACCGGTTTATTAGAAGAAACTAACGAACCTTATGCCATTGCAAAAATTGCGGGTATTAAAATGTGCGATGCTTACCGCGCGCAATATGGCTGTAACTATATATCGGCAATGCCTACCAATTTGTATGGTTATAACGATAATTATCACCCGCAAAACTCACATGTGCTGCCCGCTTTAATACGCCGTTTCCATGAGGCTAAGGCCGGCAATGTGCCGTCTGTTACCATATGGGGAACAGGATCGCCTAAGCGCGAGTTTTTGTTTGCAGACGATTTGGCCGCCGCTTGTTATTATTTAATGCAGAATTACGATGAACCGGGCCTGGTAAATATTGGTACCGGCGAAGATCTGTCTATTAAAGATTTGGCACTGCTAGTCAAAACAACAATTGGTTACGAGGGAGAGATACAATTTGACACTTCAAAACCCGATGGTACACCGCGCAAACTCATGGATGTATCAAAACTGCATAGCAAAGGCTGGAAACATACTATCGAACTGGAAGAAGGTATTAAATTGGCCTATCAGGATTTTTTGCAGAAACAGGAATTGGTTAATAATTAA
- a CDS encoding phage holin family protein: MEEQKEEQPGLTDQLKEYVETRIKLARYQAIDKGTSFFANLITEVFVLICMGLTFFFATITLALFLGHLIGSYWIGFGLVALLYLILAIAVSYTKDKYLEPRIINFLLRKIFKPKK; encoded by the coding sequence ATGGAAGAACAAAAAGAAGAGCAACCGGGTTTAACCGATCAGCTTAAAGAGTACGTTGAAACCCGCATTAAACTGGCTCGCTATCAAGCTATTGATAAGGGAACATCGTTTTTTGCCAATTTAATAACCGAGGTTTTTGTATTAATTTGCATGGGGCTAACGTTTTTCTTTGCAACAATTACCTTAGCTTTATTTTTGGGCCATTTAATTGGTTCGTATTGGATAGGTTTTGGGTTGGTAGCACTTTTATATTTAATTTTAGCCATAGCGGTATCGTACACTAAAGACAAATATTTAGAACCGCGCATTATCAACTTTTTGCTTAGAAAAATATTTAAACCCAAAAAATGA